The genomic stretch GCATCTACCCGACCGCCGTCGAGTTTCTCGTCCGCAACTTCAACGCCGCGTCCCTCCCGCTTCCGGCCGCGGCTTCGCTCGACGATCTGCCGCAGGAGCGCTGGTTCCGCGACGTCGGATGGGTGTCCATGCACAGCGCACTCGGCCGACCCGCCGAAGACATCCACGCCACGTTCGTCTCGTCGCCCTATGGCTCGTTCAGCCACAGCCACGCGCACCAAAACGCATTCATACTCAATGCCTGGGGCGAGAACCTCGCCCTCGCCTCCGGTTACCGCGAGTTCCACAACTCTCCCCATCACGACGGCTGGACACGTCAGACCGTATCCAAGAACGCCATACTGATCGACGGGCACGGCCAAAACCCGCGCGACCGCCACGCGATCGGTGCCGTCACCCGCTACGAGAGCACGGCGCGCTGGGTCCTCGCCACGGGGGACGCCGCAGCAGCCTACCGACGCGGTCCCGCCGGCGATGCGGTCGAGCGCGTCACCCGCGACTTTCTCTTCGTCGACCGTCGCTACGTCGTGATCCGCGATCGCGTGAGCACGCGCCGCCCCTCCACGCTCTCGTGGCTCCTTCATGCCGAGAAAGCCATCGAGTGGGACGAGACCGGAAGCATGGCCCTCGTCCGCACGCCAGGCGCCACGCTCACCACGCGCCTCGTCGCTTCGGACGGAGGCGCATGGCGTGCCCGCGTTCTGGATACGTTTCCCGTCGCCGTGGACCCCAAGTACGTGCGCGGCGGCGCCGCCAACTTCACCACCACGGGCTCTTGGGAAGAACAGAGCCACCTCTTCGCGGACACGGTTGCGCCGGCCACGGATCACACGGTTTTCGCCGTGCTGTGGCCGGAAAGAGGCCGCACGCCCCCTGTGCCCGGTGCGCTTCGCGTGAATCTCCACGACGCCACGACGCTGGTCGTCACGCGTCCGGATGGGCGCACCGACCGCATCCACATCGACGACACCCGAGTCGCCGTGGACTGATCCCACCCGATCCGCCTCCGCGGGTGCCGCGAGCACTCGAAGAAATGGCGGAGCCATTGAGTTGCGGTGCGCGAAGCGTGCGTCGTAGCGTGTGCGAGCATCCTCACCCCTTCACTCGCAATGCGCCTCGGAATCCCAGCTCTCTTTCTCCTCGCCATGACCGCATCCTTGCTCGGCGGCTGCGCCGCCCGCGAAGAATCCGCCGCCAAACTCCGCGTCCTCATCGTCGACGGACAGAACAACCACACCGTGTGGCCCAAATCGACCATGATGATGAAGGCCTACTTCGAACAGAGCGGCCGTTTCGAAGTGGACATCGCCCGCACCCAGTTCACTTGGCAGGGCGCGAAGTGGGCACCGCACTACCCGCTCCAGGACGGACGCACTTACGAAGACCTTCCCGAGCCGAAGGAAGACCCCGACTACGCTCCCGACTTCGCGAACTACGACGTCGTCGTCTCCAACTTCGGCTGGCGCGCCGCCGACTGGCCGGCCGGCACTCGCGACGCCTTGGAGAAGTTCGTCGCCGGAGGCGGGGGATTCGTCACGGTCCACGCCGCCAACAACTCGTTTCCGAACTGGCCGGCCTACAACCGCATGATCGGTCTCGGCGGCTGGGGTGGACGCACCGAGAAGGACGGTCCCTACGTCTACTACGACAACGAGGGCAAACTCGTCCGCGACGACACCCCCGGCCGCGGCGGAGCACACGGCCCTGAACACCAGTTCATGATCGAAATCCGCCAGCCCGACCACCCCATCACCCGCGGCATGCCCACTCGCTGGCTGCACACTCAAGACGAATGCTACGACCGCCTCCGCGGCCCCGCCGAAGAGATGACCATCCTCGCCACCGCGTATTCGTCACCCGAATACAAGGGCACCGATCGCCACGAACCGGCGCTCATGACGATCGACTTCGAGAAGGGCCGCATCTTCCACACCATCCTGGGCCACGAGGACTACTCCTTCGAGGGCGTCGGTTTCATCGTCACGCTCCTGCGCGGCACCGAATGGGCCGCCACCGGCGAAGTCACCATCCCGATCCCGGAAGACTTCCCGACCGAGACCGAAGCGAAGCGCCGGCCGTTTCCATGAGATACCGTCCGAGGTTCGCGCCTATGCTGACTGCTCCGTCTCCTTCGGTAACTCGCGAGAGTCCAGTCGCGGCCGCGCCGCGCAGCAACGACCCTTGTATGCTTCAGCAGAGCCGATGCCGCGAATTGGCCGATCCGATGCGCTGCCGGCTCCAACGAACAAATCGGGTCATATGAACCACCGATTCTTTCTCGCGCGTGCCGCATGCGCGCTGTCGGCGATCACCGTCTTCTCGGTGGCCGCACCCGCATCGGTGACTCCGGATCGTGAATACACGGTCGGCGTGCTCGTGCGGATCGCGGAGCCGGTGCTGGAGGCGCTGGCGGAGGGAGAACTGCGCGAGCGGTTGCCGGTGCACGATTGGGAGGAAAGACGCCGGCCCTACACGCACCTCGAGGCGTTCGGCCGCACGCTCGCGGGAATCGCTCCGTGGCTCGAACTCGGACCGGACGAGACGCCGGAGGGCCGGTTGCGCGCGCGTTTCATCGATATGTCGGTGCGCGGTCTCGTGCATGCGACGGACCCGCAGAGTCCGGACTTCTTGAACTTCGCGGGGTCCGGCGGGCAACCGTTGGTCGACACGGCGTTTCTCGCCCACGGACTGTTGCGCGCACCGACGCAGCTCTGGAGCGGGCTCGACGAGGCACAGCGTATCCGCGTTCTGGATGCGCTGAAGTCGTCGCGGATCATCAAGCCGGTCGAGAGCAACTGGCTCTTGTTTTCCGCCATGGTCGAGGCCGCCGTGTGGGAGTTCACCGGCGAGTGCGAGATCGAGCGGATCGACTACGCCGTGCGCCGCCACATGGACTGGTACGTGGGCGACGGCACCTACGGCGATGGACCCGAGTACCACTGGGACCACTACAACAGCTTCGTCATTCAGCCGATGCTGGTCGACGTGCTGCGGGTCTGTGCGAAACACGGACATCCTCTCGGCGAGCTTCTTCCGCGCGTGCTGTCGCGGGCGCGACGCTTTGCCGCCGTGCAGGAGATGCTGATTTCGCCGGAGGGCACCTTTCCCGTCATCGGCCGCTCGAGCGCGTATCGCTTCGGCGCGTTGCAGCATCTGGCCCAGATGGTCTTGCAGGAGAATCTGCCCGTCGGAACGGAGGCCGGAGCCGTGCGCGGCGCCTTGACGGCAGTTGTTCGACGTATGACGGAGGCACCCGGAACTTTCGACGCGGACGGCTGGTTGCAGATCGGGGCGGTCGGCCATCAGCCTTCGATCCGCGAACACTACATCGCGACGGGCAGTCTCTATCTTTGCCTCACCGGTCTCGTGCATCTCGGCCTTCCCGCGGAGCACACGTTCTGGACGGCGCCGGCGGCGCCATGGACGCAACAGCGCATCTGGCGCGGCGACGACGTGCCCGCGGACAAGGCGCTGCAGGAAAAGCGGTAAGACGCACGCGCGTCGGATTGGACGCGAGGGTCGAAGGCTGCTGCGAACGACGCACGACGCGCGGAGGACTCGCGCGTCCAACTCAGCGAGACATCCGGTGCGCAGCCAGCGCGAGGCGGGCGATCGCGAAGACGAGAAACAGGGCTCCCACGGGGCTGAGCAGGATGCCGAGGCCGGGGTCGCCTTGGTGCACGACGATGCCGCCGAGCAAGAAGCCGACGGGCAGGAGCACCGAAGCGGCAAGGAGGCTCTTCGACGTGGCGGCGTCGATCTTCAAGTCGGGAAACGCCCGCAGGCACGCGGCGGCGGCGAGGTTGACCAAGGCCAGCGCGCCGCCGTGGGTGTGCGCGAGGGTGAAGACCAGCCGGCGTGTTTCGTATCCGACATCCAGATACCAGCCGACCTTGAAGCCGTGCAGGATCTCGAGAACGAGGCCGACGACGAGCCAGACGAGGAGCGACCACCAACCGAAACGCAGGTGCCGCAGCGGGATCGAATCGGAGGAGACGGGGGCGACGACGACAGCGACGGAGGCGCGCGCCGGCGGGTGAGGTTCGCGCTTCTTCATGGTGCGAGGGACGAACGTGGTTCGCGCGGGACGCCCGAACCGGCAGGCGAGACGCCTGCGCTCCCCGGACCGGAGCAGGGCGCAGTGACGATGACGGGCGATGCGGCGTGTTTCATTCGACGAGGAAAATCGGGCGGTTGTCGCGTTGGTCGAGCAGGCGGTCGTAGTCGGCGGGAAAGAAGCGTCCGGAGCGATCGATGAGGGTCGCGGGCGGAGGCGCGGGATCGCCGGGCCGGCGTCGACGCATCGCCTGCCCGTAGGCGCGTTGGGCGGCGTCGAAGGTCGCGTCGTCGGGCGCGGTGTAGTCGAACGCGAAGTCTGCGAATCCGGGAACCGCGAGGAGGGATTTCCAAGCGACGTATCGGACGGCTGAATACGGATCGTTGAGCGTGACGGCGAGGTACGGAGCGAGCCAATCCGCACCCGAGGCTTCTTGGGCGGGTTTCCAGCCCATGGCCCACGCGACGATGCCTCGCTGGCCGGCGTCGCCCGAGAGCAGCCACTTCGCGGCGGCGGAGATGCGTTCGTCGTCGGCCGGGAGCGCGGGGCGTTCGTGGCCGAACCAGTCGCGGAGCGTGTCGGCGGTCCAGCCGAGCGGTTTGTCGAGATGGCAGAGGTTGCAGGCGTTGGGGCGACCGTGGTCGAGACTCTCGCGGACGTTCGGCGAGGTCACCTGATGGCTGCGCACGGCACGCATCAGGCCGAAACCGGTGTGCGGCATGTGGCAATCGTAGCAGCGGCTGCCGGCGGAACCGACGGCGTGTTTCGTGTGCGCAGGGATGTCGGCGGCGATCGACTCGTGGCACTGCAGACAGGCGCGGTCCTCTCGCGCACCCGGCGACATCTGGTTCACGCGCCATTCGAGGATGGTCGCGGGATCGGTCTTCGCCGGGTGCATCTCGTGGCAGGAGAGGCAGGAGAACTGGTTGCCCTTGAAGCACGGCGAGGCGGCAACGCCGTTGTATTCGCGGCCGGTCACGCGGACCATGCCGTCCCCCCAATAACTGTCTTCGAGGAAGTGCGGGTTGGCCTCGGAGAGGCGGCGTATCCGTTCGTTGGATGCACCCTCGGTAGGTTGGACGACGAAGCGCTCGCCGAGATCCGGTTCGCCGGGGCGGAAGTCGCCGCCCTCGCGATTCCAACGCACCGCGGCCTCGACCGACTCGAAGGCCCAGATGCTGTGGCATTGGCCGCAGGCGAGCGCGGACTCGGGTCCGCTCATGCGCGCGGGGTTGGCGATGGTCGGATCGCCCGCGTCGCCGTCGAAGATTCGGGCGGCGTAGCGCGTCCACGGATCGCGGTGTTTACGGACGTGCTCGGCCGCGTCGCCGTGGCAGGAGGCGCAGGCGATGCCGAACTCCTGCACGCGCGTGTCGAACTCCGCGCCGTCGAGATAGCCCGGCACGCCGTGCGTGCTGTGGCAGTTGATGCATCCGTTGTTCCAACCGCCGATCACTCGGCTGGTCTTCAAGCCCGGCGGATTGAGAAACGTGTCGCCGACAGGGGCCCATCGCTGATCGGCGATGAGCCATCCGAAGGGAAACGCCTCGACCGTGCGCCCTTCGCCGGTCGTGAGCCAGTAGTTCTGCTGGTGGTGGGAACCAGTGGTGAGGACGATCTCTCGCGGTTCGCTCCACGCATCGCCGCCGGCACTCGACCCGCGGTTCGGACGCGTGCGCACGACGTAGGCGTCGCCCTCCAGATCCACCCGGTAGATGATTTCCTCGAGCTCGAGTTCGAGTCCATCCATGTCGGGCGCGACGTTCGCCGGTCGCGCCTCCTGCGTCATGGTGCGGTGAAACGAGGCGTGCCACGATCCGAACTCGCCGGGGTGGCAACTGCGGCACGTGGCGGAGGTCGGTGTCTCGAGCCGCGCTTCGACGATCGGACGATCGGAAGGTGGCCGGTCGTCGCGACCGGCCTGCCGCGCCGTCAGGAGCGTGAGAAGACCGCCGACGCAAACCGCGAGCACGAGCAGCCACGCGAGGAAGCGCGGCGGGCGCGCGAATGCGCGTGTGCTTGCAGGTGTTTCGGGCGGCTCCATCGAGCCGCGCGTTCAGCACGAAGCGTGCGCACCCGCGAGTTCGCGGCGTTCGAATGCGTCCCGATCAGGGAGCAGGGGCAGGAGCGGCTTCCGCGTCCGGCGCAGCTTGGTTTTCCTGTTGGCGGCGAGCGAATTCCTGCGCCATCTGCTGAATGCGCGGCATGGCGGCCATCATCCGCGGCTGGATGATTTCCATCGTGCGCTGCTGGATCTCCGGAGTCTTCTCGATCGTCGCGCGACCGGCCGGAGTGCTGTAGAACTCCGACATGGCGCGCAGCTCCGAACGGGTGAACACCTCGCTGTAGATGGTGGTCATCTCCTTGGCCATCATGGCGGGATTCATCTCGGCCCACATCACGTCCATGACCTCGCCTTGAAACGCAGCGAGGGCATCGGGGTCGACGCCCTGTTGCCCCATTTGCTGCCCCATCTGGCGCGTCATGTTCACGACGGAAGCCTTCTGCTGTTCGATCATCTTCTCGAACATCTGCTCGAAGTTCATCTTCTCCATCAGCGCTTGGGCGTCGGCGAGGGTCGCCTTGGCGGTGGCGGCGGCGCTGTCGACGGCGTTGCTCGATTCGAGCTGAAGCTCGACTGGTCCGTCACCGCGGTCGACGACGAGCACTTCGCCCTCTTCGCGGAATTCCACGAGTTTCCAACCGGCGAACGTCCCGCCGAGTTCGGACCAGCCCGACTCGGTCCCGCCCGGCGTGGCCAGCGCGAACTGACGGCTGCCGCTGAGGAAGAGAATACCCCGCAACTCCGGCGGGTCCTCGGTTGCGGTCTCCTGCGCCGACGCGAGAGGCGCGAGACACAAACCGAGCAGAGAGAGGCGGGCGACGAGCGAACGAGCAGTGGCGGCGAAGGACATGAGAGGCGGGGTTGCGGGTGGGTGGCAGAAGAACTGGGACAGCATTGCGCAACCGACGTGCCCTCCCAAGCCCTATTTCCCTCGCAGCCGGCGTGCCCGGTACGTAGTCGGACGGCTTAACGTCGCCGCGCTGTGCGGTTCTTGCGCGCCGTCGAGGCCGACCTGGCCGGAGGGGTCCAATCCGCGGTGACGATCGACGAGAAGCCTCCGCGCGCCTTCCAATCGGCCACGATCGTGAGCCGCCGGGGTTTCAAAGCCGTGCCGAGGTCGTCGCAGATGCGGTTGGTCGCGGCCTCGAAGAAGATGCCTTCGTTGCGGTAGGCGTGGAAGTAGAGCTTGAGCGACTTGAGCTCCACGCAGGTCTCGTCGGGCACGTAGCGCACGGTGATGTTCGCGAAGTCGGGATGTCCGGTCATCGGGCAAAGCGACGTGAACTCGTGGTGCGTGTGCTCGATGAGGAAATCGCGCTGCGGCGCGGGATTGGGAAACGTCTCGAGGATTTTCGGATCGGGCATGGCGCGTGAGGGGTGGAAGGCGGCTCCTGCTACGTCGCCGTCTCGGTGAAGCGGCGTTCGCGGATGACGGTGACTTTGATCGTGCTCGGGTATTGCAGCTCGTCTTCGATCTTGCGGCGGAGGTCGCGCGCGAGCTTGGAGGCCTGTTGGTCGTCGACCATGTCGGGACGAACGATGACGCGTATCTCGCGGCCGGCTTGGATGGCGAAGGCGGATTGCACACCCTCCATCGTAGTGGCCAGTTTCTCCAGCCGATCGAGGCGCTCGATGTAGGAGGCGAGCGATTCGGCGCGAGCACCCGGACGGATGGCCGAGATCGTGTCGGCGAGCATCACCAAGCCGGCATACGCACTCTCCGCCTTGATCTCTTCGTGGTGGGCGGCGACGGCGTTGACCACGACCGGGTCTTCGCCACGGCGCTTGAGAAACTCGCCGCCGATGCGCGCGTGGCTGCCTTCGTATTCGCCGTCCACGGACTTGCCGATGTCGTGGAACAGTCCGGCGCGCTTCGCCACCACGGGGTCGAGCCGCAGCTCGGAGGCGAGCATCGAGCAGAGTTGCGCCACTTCGATCGAGTGATCGAGGACGTTCTGGGTGTAGGAGAAACGGAACTTCAGTTTACCCAGCAGCGTGATCACCTCGGGATGGACGGCCGAAAGGTTGAGCTGCGCGACGGCGGCGTCGCCGGCCTTCTGGACGATCACGTCGAGTTCGGCCCGCGCTTGGCCGACGAAGTCCTCGATCGTGGCCGGGTGGATGCGACCGTCGGCGATCAATCGCTCGAGGGCGGTGCGGGCGATCTCCCGGCGGATCGGATCGAACGAGGAGATCAACACCATCTGCGGCGACTCGTCGATGAGCAGCGTGGTGCCCGTCGCGGCCTCGAAGCACTTGATGTTGCGCCCCTCGCGGCCGATGATGCGGCCCTTCATGTCGTCGTTGGGGAGTTGGACGATCGTGGCGGTGAGATCGTTGTTCGGCTTGCTCGTGAGACGCTGCATGGCGGCCACGAGCATTCGGCGGGATTCGTCGATGATCTCGGTTTCGGAGCGCTCGAGGAACTCGCGGCGAAGCGTCCGCAACTCGTCCTGACACTCCTGCCGGACTTGATCACGGAGGTTGGCACGCACCTCCTCGACGTTCATCGAGGCGAGGTTTTCCATCGTCTGGCGGAGGCTGCGCGACATGGCGCGGACCGATTCGCGGGCCTGGCGGATGGCCGCCTGCTCGCGTCCGAGCTTCTCCTCGCGCTGCGTCATCTCGTGGTCGAGGTTGCCGAGCGACTCCTCGTGGGAGCGGATCTCGCGCAGCTTCGCGTCGATCTCCAATTCGCGTCGAGTGATCTCGCGATCGAGTTCAGCCCGTCGTCGTTCGATCTCGATCCCGGCTTCCGAGAGGCGCGTCTGCCGGGCGACCTCGGCCTCGCGCCGACCGAGCTCGACGATGTGTCCGGCATCCTCCCGGGCGCGCTCCCGCAGATGGCGATTGAACCACCAGACGAACGCCCAACCGCCCGCGGCCCCTGCGATCACGGCAAGGCTCACGGCAACGACAGGCCAGTCCGTAGCTGCCGCCAAGGCGGGCTGAAACGGTTCGAGTTCGTAAGTCAACGGGCGCGGACTGTGAGACGGCCGACCTGCGTTGGCAACATCTTCGCTGAACGGACGATGCGCCGACGCACTTGGATGCGCAGCGGGATTGCACTGACGGGCGGCTCCTCACACGTTGCCGGGCCGTGGCCGGATCCGATCAGGAACAGAGTCTGCCGATCTTCAATTGGGTGCAGCGACGCACGCACGGACGCATCGACCTGCTCTCCCCGCTGTGCCTCCTGCTGCTCTCGATCGTCGGCGTGTTCTTCATCTACAGCGCACAGGTCTACACGGGCCGGACGCAGTACATGCAGCAGCTCACCTGGCTCGCGCTCGGAGCCGTCGCGTACGCAGCCGTCGGACTGATCGACTACAAGATCTTCCTCAAGCACGGCCACTGGGTCTGGGTGCTGGCGGTGCTGATGTTGATCGCGGTGAAGGTTCCCGGCATCGGCCAAGAGCGGCTCGGCGCACAACGTTGGATCGACCTCGGCCCGGTCTCGATCCAGCCCTCCGAGCCGGCGAAGCTCGCGGTCGTGATCATGTGCGCGAGCATCCTCGCGCGCAGCCGGATCGGGACGGTCAAGGACTCGCTCTGGACGCTGGCCAAGTTGGCACTTGCCGCAGGATTACCGATGTTGTTGATCTTGGCGCAGCCCGACCTCGGCTCGGCCTTGGTCGTCCCGCCCATGGTTTTCTCGCTGCTGTATGCCTCCAACCTTTCCAAACGCTTCTTCGTCGCGTCTTTAGCCGCGTTCGTAGTGGCGGTCGGAATCGTGAGTTGGGACTCGTATCGCTACAGCAAGTTTCTCACGGAAAACAATCTGTCGCCGATGCGCGACATCGGCTCGTACGAGCCCCACACGTGGGTCCCGTTGCGGGACTACCAGCGCAACCGCATCCTCGCCTTCGCCGCCCCCGACAAGGTCGATCCGACCGGCACCAACATCAGTTGGAATCTCCGGCAGTCGTTGATCACCGTCGGCTCCGGCGGACTCACCGGCAAAGGCTGGGCGCAAGGCACGCAGGCGCAACTCGGGTACCTACCCCGCGCCGTCGCGCACAACGATTTCATCTTCTCCGTCGTGGCGGAGGAGACCGGTTTTTTGGGAAGCGTGTTTGTCTTGGCCTTGTTCGGCCTGCTGCTCGCAAACGGCGTCCGGATCGCCGGGATGGCCAGGGATCGCTTCGGCGCTCTCCTCGCCCTCGGAGTCACGATCGTGTTCGCCGTCCACGTTTTCGTGAACATCGGCATGACCATCGGTTTGGTCCCGATCACAGGCCTCCCGCTTCCCTTTTTGAGCTACGGGGGCTCTTTCCTGCTTAGTTGCTGCATCCTCCAGGGCTTGGTCCAAAGCGTATACAGGTTCAGAAGGGAGTTCTGACATGGTCTCCTCCCTTCCAAGCAACCCGCACGGACCATTCGACCCGAAGACGGTATCGGCCGACTCGGCGGAAGAGTTCCCACCACACGGGAAAACACCGCACAATGAGCGATCGAAATACGCCCCACCCGGCTGACACGCTGAAACGCTACGACGAAGAACTGAAGAATCCGCCCCCCGAAGGCATGGCCGACCCCGTCGACCCCGCCCAGATCAAGGCCGATGCCAAGGAGAGGTCCAAGAAGAAGCCTCTCATCGCCAAGATCATCGACTCCTTCCGCAAGGAGAAGCGCTCCTACCGGGAACTGATCATCAACGCCGAGCCGCTCGAGAAGCGGGTCGCCCTGCTCGTCGACGGCGTCCTCGACAAGTTCGACATCGAGCGCGGCTCGGGCGAAGACCGTGTCGTCGGTGGCATCTTCAAGGGCCGCATCAAGAACCTCGACCCCGGCCTCAAAGCCGCGTTCGTCGACATCGGCCTGCCCAAGAACGCCTTCCTCCACTACTGGGACATCCTTCCCGCAGCGACCGACTCCTCCATCGAAGTCGTCCGCGTCAACAAGTCCTCCAAGAAGAAGGAGGACGACAAGATCACCGTTAAGGACATCCCCGCGCTCTACCCGGTCGGCACCGAGATCGTCATCCAAGTCAGCAAGGGTCCCATCGGAACCAAGGGCCCGCGCACTACGACGAACCTCTCCCTCCCCGGACGATTCATCGTCCTCATGCCCTACAGCGATCAATGCGGCATCTCCCGCAAGATCGAGGACAACAAGGAGCGCGCCCGCCTCAAGAAGATCATCCAGGACCTCACGATCCCGGAGGGCATGGGCATCATCATCCGCACCGCCGGCGAAGGAAAGAAAGCCCGCTACTTCGTGCGCGACCTCCACATCCTCCTCAAGAAGTGGGACGAGATCTCGCGCAAGATGGAGACCGAGCGCAGCCCCGCCTGTCTCTACCAAGAGCCCGACCTCATCGAGCGCACCGTCCGCGATTTCCTCACCGAAGAGATCGACCGCGTCCTCATCGACAACCCCGAAGGCCAGCGCCGCGTGATCGATCTCGTCTCGCAGATCTCCACCCGCTCGAAGTCGAAGATCAATCTCTACGCCGACTCCATCCCGATCTTCGAACGCTACAACATCGAGCGCCAGATCGAGCAAACGTTCCAGCGCCAAGTCCCCCTGCCTTCCGGTGGTCAGATCGTGATCGACGAGACCGAGGCGCTCGTCGCCATCGACGTCAACACCGGCTCCCACAAGGCCCGCGACGGCGACGAAGGAAACACGATCTACCAAGTCAACTGCGAGGCCGTCCAAGAGATCGCCCGCCAGATCCGCCTGCGCAACATCGGCGGCCTCATCATCATCGACTTCATCGACATGAAGCAGCGGCGTCATCGCAACGCCGTCTACGCGAAGATGAAGGACGCGATGGCCAACGACAAAGCCAAGAACCACATCCTGCCCATCTCGCCTCTCGGCATCCTCCAGATGACCCGGCAGCGTCAGCAGGAGAGCACCTCGTCCGGCCTCTACACCGATTGCCCGTACTGCCGAGGCCGCGGCATCGTGAAGTCCGCCACGACCGTGAGCGTGGAAATGCAGCGCAAGCTCGCCTCCGTCATCCGCCGCCTCCGCGCGCGCGATCCCCACAAGGAACTGCACATCCGCATCCTCGTAAACCCCGGCGTGCTCGAGCGCCTGCGCAGCGAGGACTCCGATCTGCTCGTGCGGTTGGAGAAGAACTACAACATCGCCCTCACC from Opitutales bacterium ASA1 encodes the following:
- the rng gene encoding ribonuclease G, which gives rise to MSDRNTPHPADTLKRYDEELKNPPPEGMADPVDPAQIKADAKERSKKKPLIAKIIDSFRKEKRSYRELIINAEPLEKRVALLVDGVLDKFDIERGSGEDRVVGGIFKGRIKNLDPGLKAAFVDIGLPKNAFLHYWDILPAATDSSIEVVRVNKSSKKKEDDKITVKDIPALYPVGTEIVIQVSKGPIGTKGPRTTTNLSLPGRFIVLMPYSDQCGISRKIEDNKERARLKKIIQDLTIPEGMGIIIRTAGEGKKARYFVRDLHILLKKWDEISRKMETERSPACLYQEPDLIERTVRDFLTEEIDRVLIDNPEGQRRVIDLVSQISTRSKSKINLYADSIPIFERYNIERQIEQTFQRQVPLPSGGQIVIDETEALVAIDVNTGSHKARDGDEGNTIYQVNCEAVQEIARQIRLRNIGGLIIIDFIDMKQRRHRNAVYAKMKDAMANDKAKNHILPISPLGILQMTRQRQQESTSSGLYTDCPYCRGRGIVKSATTVSVEMQRKLASVIRRLRARDPHKELHIRILVNPGVLERLRSEDSDLLVRLEKNYNIALTFRADPNYHVENFKILNGDTGEELR
- the rodA gene encoding rod shape-determining protein RodA, with the protein product MAGSDQEQSLPIFNWVQRRTHGRIDLLSPLCLLLLSIVGVFFIYSAQVYTGRTQYMQQLTWLALGAVAYAAVGLIDYKIFLKHGHWVWVLAVLMLIAVKVPGIGQERLGAQRWIDLGPVSIQPSEPAKLAVVIMCASILARSRIGTVKDSLWTLAKLALAAGLPMLLILAQPDLGSALVVPPMVFSLLYASNLSKRFFVASLAAFVVAVGIVSWDSYRYSKFLTENNLSPMRDIGSYEPHTWVPLRDYQRNRILAFAAPDKVDPTGTNISWNLRQSLITVGSGGLTGKGWAQGTQAQLGYLPRAVAHNDFIFSVVAEETGFLGSVFVLALFGLLLANGVRIAGMARDRFGALLALGVTIVFAVHVFVNIGMTIGLVPITGLPLPFLSYGGSFLLSCCILQGLVQSVYRFRREF
- a CDS encoding DUF2264 domain-containing protein, with product MNHRFFLARAACALSAITVFSVAAPASVTPDREYTVGVLVRIAEPVLEALAEGELRERLPVHDWEERRRPYTHLEAFGRTLAGIAPWLELGPDETPEGRLRARFIDMSVRGLVHATDPQSPDFLNFAGSGGQPLVDTAFLAHGLLRAPTQLWSGLDEAQRIRVLDALKSSRIIKPVESNWLLFSAMVEAAVWEFTGECEIERIDYAVRRHMDWYVGDGTYGDGPEYHWDHYNSFVIQPMLVDVLRVCAKHGHPLGELLPRVLSRARRFAAVQEMLISPEGTFPVIGRSSAYRFGALQHLAQMVLQENLPVGTEAGAVRGALTAVVRRMTEAPGTFDADGWLQIGAVGHQPSIREHYIATGSLYLCLTGLVHLGLPAEHTFWTAPAAPWTQQRIWRGDDVPADKALQEKR
- the rny gene encoding ribonuclease Y — its product is MTYELEPFQPALAAATDWPVVAVSLAVIAGAAGGWAFVWWFNRHLRERAREDAGHIVELGRREAEVARQTRLSEAGIEIERRRAELDREITRRELEIDAKLREIRSHEESLGNLDHEMTQREEKLGREQAAIRQARESVRAMSRSLRQTMENLASMNVEEVRANLRDQVRQECQDELRTLRREFLERSETEIIDESRRMLVAAMQRLTSKPNNDLTATIVQLPNDDMKGRIIGREGRNIKCFEAATGTTLLIDESPQMVLISSFDPIRREIARTALERLIADGRIHPATIEDFVGQARAELDVIVQKAGDAAVAQLNLSAVHPEVITLLGKLKFRFSYTQNVLDHSIEVAQLCSMLASELRLDPVVAKRAGLFHDIGKSVDGEYEGSHARIGGEFLKRRGEDPVVVNAVAAHHEEIKAESAYAGLVMLADTISAIRPGARAESLASYIERLDRLEKLATTMEGVQSAFAIQAGREIRVIVRPDMVDDQQASKLARDLRRKIEDELQYPSTIKVTVIRERRFTETAT
- the queF gene encoding preQ(1) synthase encodes the protein MPDPKILETFPNPAPQRDFLIEHTHHEFTSLCPMTGHPDFANITVRYVPDETCVELKSLKLYFHAYRNEGIFFEAATNRICDDLGTALKPRRLTIVADWKARGGFSSIVTADWTPPARSASTARKNRTARRR